The Deinococcus sp. AJ005 genome includes a window with the following:
- a CDS encoding Ohr family peroxiredoxin yields MTQNNSKREALYTTTASAHGGRAGHVDSEDGQLNVRMAVPQQLGGAGGVGSTPEQLFAAALAASFQSAMGTVARAENYPEFGVMQVIATVRLAGNGDAHDLTATLDITLPELERERAQYLVDQGQGICAFSRALKGKIEYRLHDA; encoded by the coding sequence ATGACCCAGAACAACAGTAAACGTGAGGCCCTTTACACCACCACCGCCTCGGCCCACGGTGGCCGCGCCGGACATGTGGACAGCGAGGACGGGCAACTGAATGTCCGTATGGCGGTGCCGCAACAATTGGGCGGCGCCGGCGGCGTGGGCAGCACGCCCGAGCAACTGTTTGCTGCCGCTCTGGCCGCCAGTTTCCAGAGCGCTATGGGCACGGTGGCCCGCGCAGAGAACTACCCTGAATTCGGTGTGATGCAGGTGATCGCCACCGTGCGTCTGGCTGGAAACGGCGACGCGCACGATCTGACGGCCACGCTGGACATCACCCTGCCTGAACTGGAGCGTGAACGGGCGCAATATCTGGTGGACCAGGGCCAGGGCATCTGCGCGTTCAGCCGGGCGCTGAAAGGCAAGATCGAGTACCGCCTGCACGACGCCTGA
- a CDS encoding 1-acyl-sn-glycerol-3-phosphate acyltransferase, producing MGRTMIWSALHQAGRVPPDLSVQQRFQVQRRFSRRVLGHLGVGLELRGLDNMGDGPYLIAPLHEGIADVLCLLRLPLPMRFVARREIFDWPEVGPAITRLGHLSINPEHPLGGFRDLWRGAESILGGGESLVVFPQGTVLGLQTDFQRGVFEVARRVGVPILPVALSGTHRIWEHPFAPTLRYGQRVALTVLPPVSAEELQTGNLETIRVRTRRATKAAALAPGAPPARFFEPDRDGYWDGFRLVIDPDYPELARRMDAHRAALVTETA from the coding sequence ATGGGCCGCACGATGATCTGGAGTGCCCTGCATCAGGCCGGACGTGTTCCGCCGGACCTCAGCGTCCAGCAGCGCTTTCAGGTTCAGCGGCGCTTCAGCCGCCGGGTGCTGGGCCACCTGGGGGTGGGGTTGGAACTGCGTGGACTGGATAACATGGGGGACGGTCCCTACCTGATCGCCCCGCTGCACGAGGGCATCGCCGACGTGCTGTGCCTGCTGCGGCTGCCACTGCCGATGCGCTTCGTGGCCCGGCGCGAGATCTTCGACTGGCCAGAGGTGGGGCCAGCGATTACCCGGCTGGGGCACCTGTCGATCAACCCGGAGCATCCGCTGGGCGGCTTCCGTGACCTGTGGCGAGGGGCCGAGTCCATTCTGGGCGGCGGTGAGAGCCTGGTAGTCTTCCCGCAGGGCACGGTGCTGGGCCTCCAGACCGACTTCCAGCGCGGCGTCTTCGAGGTGGCGCGGCGGGTGGGGGTGCCCATTTTGCCCGTTGCCCTCAGCGGCACACACCGCATCTGGGAGCATCCCTTCGCACCCACCCTGCGCTACGGCCAGCGTGTGGCACTGACGGTGCTGCCGCCTGTTTCTGCCGAGGAGTTGCAAACTGGGAATCTGGAGACCATCCGCGTCCGCACCCGCCGGGCCACCAAGGCCGCGGCCCTGGCCCCCGGCGCTCCCCCTGCCCGTTTCTTCGAGCCGGACCGCGACGGCTACTGGGACGGCTTCCGGTTGGTCATCGATCCCGACTACCCCGAACTGGCACGCCGAATGGACGCCCACCGTGCTGCTCTGGTCACAGAGACGGCGTGA
- a CDS encoding site-specific integrase, which translates to MTLEVYRGDLLARSREWTGLHDDELRRRAVRAAAEKDAPQLVSLTVAYLAHGGGSGVLTSPRTVEAYALGVRQYTEYAADQAVGVLRPGRHEAQGYVNAMLAAGRQPAGVGLKVAAASCLYRALRWAGACEADPFKDVRVPRDPTPGIVKRPPYSEDELADVIDCADVQARFLLFLTAHAGLRISEALALDWADLDEAARRISVRSGKGRKGRIVAISSSLGRACRQYRALYAPGGPEHMDGKRTTPAERVFRYGSVMTARYHLEKAFKKAGVPFRGFHPGRKYAGTRLLRQIKDFGRVAAHLGHASVDTTRKGYAQLAADDLKDDLTGW; encoded by the coding sequence ATGACGCTCGAGGTTTACCGGGGCGATCTCCTTGCCCGGAGTCGCGAATGGACCGGGCTGCACGACGACGAGTTGCGCCGCCGCGCCGTGCGTGCTGCCGCTGAAAAAGACGCCCCGCAACTGGTGTCGCTGACCGTCGCGTATCTGGCCCACGGCGGCGGCAGCGGCGTGCTGACCAGTCCGCGCACCGTCGAGGCCTATGCGCTGGGCGTGCGCCAGTACACTGAATACGCTGCTGATCAAGCGGTGGGCGTCCTGCGTCCGGGGCGGCACGAAGCGCAGGGCTACGTGAACGCCATGCTGGCGGCGGGCCGCCAACCCGCCGGGGTGGGCCTGAAGGTGGCCGCCGCCAGTTGCCTGTACCGTGCGCTGCGCTGGGCCGGGGCCTGCGAGGCCGATCCCTTTAAAGACGTACGGGTGCCCAGGGACCCCACCCCCGGCATCGTCAAACGCCCGCCCTATTCCGAGGATGAGCTGGCCGATGTGATCGACTGCGCCGACGTGCAGGCCCGGTTTCTCCTGTTCCTGACGGCCCACGCGGGCCTGCGGATCAGTGAGGCGCTGGCGCTGGACTGGGCGGATCTGGACGAGGCGGCCCGCCGGATCAGCGTGCGTTCCGGCAAGGGTCGCAAGGGGCGCATTGTGGCCATCAGCAGTAGCCTGGGCCGCGCCTGCCGCCAGTACCGCGCGCTGTACGCCCCCGGAGGCCCTGAACATATGGACGGCAAGCGCACCACGCCCGCCGAACGGGTCTTCCGCTACGGCAGTGTCATGACCGCGCGGTATCACCTTGAAAAGGCCTTCAAGAAGGCAGGTGTACCTTTTCGGGGCTTCCATCCAGGGCGCAAGTACGCCGGGACGCGCCTGCTGCGGCAGATCAAGGACTTTGGGCGGGTGGCCGCGCATCTGGGGCATGCCTCGGTGGACACCACCCGCAAGGGCTACGCGCAACTTGCAGCGGATGACCTGAAAGATGATCTGACGGGCTGGTGA
- a CDS encoding sensor domain-containing diguanylate cyclase: MIGAPLPPDEYARLLALAQYEILDTPQEEVFDRITRLAAHLLGTPVAFINFVDQFRQWNKSAYGPGNTTAARQDSVCAWTILEEGPMVIENAHADPRFAHNPMVTGTPHIHMYAGAPLTTPSGHRIGTLCVTDDQPHPLSAGDLKSLQDLADLVVSELELRARTVYLDRELQAQTLRNVDLQRGLDQAQVLEGITQLMDLDLTPEETTVAASSLLGKALDADYTSLIVFEDGGVRVRAAHQHPRVPQTTRDLPGQLPDWPLSLTHALRDLEQPLYLDNYPAHPRALKVLVAAGVRQIAWIPLGTHGPTTPLLMAVRLEGSEATRWRSSDRALLEAAGRSVRSALERRQTVTLARQEARRDPLTGALNRRALDEDLARLEALAQPFTLAGIDLDGLKTINDQHGHGLGDRVLQMFAGSLKTTLDTSAQVFRVGGDEFVVLGRAPETQIRSAVNAAVLAVRQVAPLKGASVGTVRSNEGSGQALLAMADGRMYEVKRGR; this comes from the coding sequence ATGATCGGCGCACCTCTTCCACCTGATGAATATGCGCGGCTGCTGGCGCTGGCCCAGTACGAGATTCTAGACACCCCCCAGGAAGAGGTTTTTGACCGGATCACGCGGCTGGCGGCGCACCTGCTGGGCACTCCGGTGGCTTTTATCAATTTCGTGGACCAGTTCCGCCAGTGGAACAAATCTGCCTATGGTCCGGGGAACACCACCGCAGCGCGGCAAGATTCCGTGTGTGCCTGGACCATTCTGGAAGAGGGGCCGATGGTCATCGAGAATGCCCACGCCGACCCGCGCTTTGCCCACAATCCGATGGTCACGGGCACGCCGCACATTCACATGTACGCGGGCGCGCCGCTGACCACGCCATCGGGCCACCGCATCGGTACGCTGTGCGTCACCGACGACCAGCCACATCCGCTGTCGGCAGGCGACCTCAAATCCTTGCAGGATCTGGCGGATCTGGTGGTCAGCGAACTGGAACTGCGCGCCCGCACAGTCTACCTGGACCGTGAATTGCAGGCGCAGACCCTGCGCAACGTCGACCTGCAACGCGGGTTGGATCAGGCCCAGGTGCTGGAAGGCATCACCCAACTGATGGACCTGGACCTGACCCCCGAGGAAACCACCGTGGCGGCCTCGTCGTTGCTAGGGAAGGCGCTGGACGCCGATTACACCAGTCTGATCGTCTTCGAGGATGGGGGAGTGCGGGTCCGGGCCGCGCACCAGCATCCCCGCGTGCCACAGACGACGCGCGATCTGCCCGGCCAGTTGCCCGACTGGCCCCTGTCACTGACCCACGCCCTGCGCGACCTTGAGCAGCCGCTGTACCTGGACAATTATCCGGCCCATCCCCGCGCGCTCAAGGTTCTGGTGGCCGCCGGGGTCCGGCAGATCGCCTGGATTCCGCTGGGTACGCACGGCCCCACCACCCCGCTGCTGATGGCGGTGCGCCTGGAGGGCAGCGAGGCCACGCGCTGGCGCAGCAGTGACCGCGCGCTGCTGGAGGCGGCGGGCCGCAGTGTCCGCAGCGCCCTGGAACGCCGCCAGACGGTCACGTTAGCCCGGCAGGAAGCGCGCCGTGATCCCCTGACCGGCGCACTGAACCGCCGCGCGCTGGACGAGGATCTGGCGCGGCTGGAAGCGCTGGCCCAGCCGTTCACGCTGGCTGGAATCGATCTGGACGGCTTGAAAACCATCAATGATCAGCACGGGCACGGCCTGGGTGACCGCGTCCTTCAGATGTTCGCGGGCAGCCTAAAAACCACGCTGGACACCAGCGCGCAGGTTTTCCGAGTGGGCGGCGATGAGTTCGTCGTGCTGGGCCGCGCCCCGGAGACGCAAATTCGCTCGGCGGTGAATGCGGCGGTGCTGGCTGTGCGACAGGTGGCCCCCTTAAAGGGAGCCAGCGTCGGCACGGTCCGCAGCAACGAGGGTTCCGGCCAAGCTTTGCTGGCGATGGCCGACGGCCGCATGTACGAGGTCAAACGGGGGCGCTGA
- a CDS encoding ATP-binding protein, translating into MAHPVTASSTSSLVLIENLQVVTEQLAAASTTGEVLLSILVSLRETLADASGTLLLLGPSGEHLEVGHVRGEEAGRQSVWTGGPLNHADPAGDALLRREALYFGRHAELFQTYPELASRMNLTAPSGTVPGACAALPLVLEGRAIGTLMVDFQEPRSFAPEEKGFLRTLAALCAVALGRMRLGEELEARVAARTAELEAQSRSLQEERTALDAFVAYQEAVGDERDVQALAWQAIEVLRASLPHVSAAYYELDGQLWKAQAWSGDLPDEVTQQIRAGVPLDAPDFAEAARTRAAVFADGWNAEANSLPSTAQYGAVALVPLLTGDKLHSLLAVGTTQAHTWSERERAIVRAVTRGLALTLERSAAMRALDRTQHYLKVAAENAPILLFATDAQGVFTLSEGRLLEQLGLRPGQAVGQSATALFAREPDLREGRRLAQALAGQVAHDLTHFESSGVSLESWFIPVKDSSGAVTEVVGVSLDVTERLETQRRIERANAELRRSNEELEQFAYVASHDLQEPLRTITSFSQLLITRYSGQLDPRAEVYVRQISEGTGRMAQLLQDLLAFARVTSGAGALVEVDMNTVLAQVVQDLHAQIERTGANVSIAALPRVRGDASQLRQVFQNLIGNALKFRSLQRPSVIQVEAVPDGAHVCFSVRDNGIGIESEFFGRIFTIFQRLHGREEYEGNGIGLSITRKIAERHGGDVWLDSTPGVGSTFFLTLPAVNDL; encoded by the coding sequence ATGGCTCATCCGGTCACGGCGTCCAGCACGTCGTCCCTTGTTCTGATCGAAAATTTGCAGGTTGTGACAGAGCAGCTCGCCGCAGCGTCTACCACTGGGGAAGTGCTGCTCAGCATTCTGGTGTCGTTGCGGGAGACGCTGGCCGACGCGAGCGGGACCCTTCTGCTGCTCGGCCCATCCGGGGAGCATCTGGAAGTCGGACACGTCAGGGGAGAGGAGGCAGGCCGCCAATCCGTGTGGACAGGCGGACCTCTAAACCACGCTGATCCTGCCGGGGACGCCCTGCTTCGGCGGGAGGCGCTGTACTTCGGGCGTCATGCCGAGCTGTTCCAGACTTATCCGGAACTGGCGTCGCGGATGAACCTGACTGCGCCCTCTGGAACTGTACCTGGGGCCTGCGCCGCGCTGCCGCTGGTGCTGGAGGGGCGCGCAATCGGCACCCTGATGGTGGACTTCCAGGAACCGCGTTCCTTCGCGCCGGAGGAGAAGGGCTTTCTGCGAACGCTGGCCGCGCTGTGCGCCGTCGCGCTGGGGCGGATGCGGCTGGGTGAGGAACTGGAGGCGCGTGTGGCCGCGCGTACCGCCGAATTGGAGGCGCAGTCCCGCTCGCTTCAGGAAGAACGCACGGCCCTGGACGCCTTCGTGGCCTATCAGGAAGCGGTGGGGGACGAACGTGACGTGCAGGCGCTGGCATGGCAGGCCATAGAGGTGCTGCGCGCCAGCCTGCCGCACGTCAGCGCCGCTTACTACGAACTCGACGGCCAACTGTGGAAGGCTCAGGCCTGGTCCGGGGACCTGCCGGATGAGGTGACGCAACAGATTCGCGCCGGAGTGCCGCTGGACGCCCCCGATTTTGCCGAGGCTGCCCGCACGCGCGCCGCTGTCTTTGCCGACGGCTGGAACGCTGAGGCGAACAGTCTGCCCAGCACCGCACAGTACGGCGCGGTGGCGCTGGTGCCGCTGTTAACCGGGGACAAGCTGCACAGCCTGCTGGCGGTGGGCACCACGCAGGCCCACACTTGGAGCGAGCGTGAGCGGGCCATCGTGCGGGCGGTGACGCGCGGGCTGGCGCTGACGCTGGAGCGTTCGGCGGCCATGCGTGCTCTGGACCGGACCCAGCACTACCTGAAGGTGGCCGCCGAGAACGCCCCGATCCTGCTGTTTGCCACCGACGCGCAGGGGGTCTTTACCCTCTCGGAAGGCCGTCTCCTGGAGCAACTCGGGCTGCGGCCCGGTCAGGCGGTGGGCCAGTCGGCCACGGCGCTGTTTGCCCGCGAGCCGGACCTGCGCGAGGGGCGGCGGCTGGCGCAGGCGCTGGCGGGTCAGGTGGCCCATGACCTGACGCACTTTGAAAGCAGCGGCGTGTCACTGGAAAGCTGGTTTATCCCGGTCAAGGATTCTTCCGGGGCGGTCACCGAGGTGGTGGGCGTGTCGCTGGACGTGACCGAACGCCTGGAAACGCAGCGCCGCATCGAACGCGCCAACGCGGAACTGCGGCGCAGCAACGAGGAACTCGAACAGTTCGCGTATGTCGCGTCCCACGACCTGCAAGAGCCGCTGCGGACCATCACCAGTTTCTCGCAGCTCCTGATCACCCGTTACAGCGGTCAACTCGACCCCCGCGCCGAGGTCTATGTCCGCCAGATCAGCGAGGGCACCGGGCGCATGGCCCAGTTGTTGCAGGACCTGCTGGCCTTCGCGCGGGTGACCAGTGGGGCGGGGGCGCTGGTAGAGGTGGACATGAACACCGTGCTGGCCCAGGTGGTGCAGGACCTGCACGCGCAGATTGAGCGGACGGGGGCAAATGTCAGTATTGCCGCGCTGCCCCGCGTGCGCGGCGACGCTTCACAACTGCGGCAGGTCTTTCAGAACCTGATCGGCAACGCCCTGAAGTTCCGCTCGCTGCAGCGTCCCTCGGTCATTCAAGTCGAGGCTGTGCCGGACGGCGCACACGTCTGCTTCTCGGTCAGGGACAACGGCATCGGGATCGAGTCGGAATTCTTCGGGCGCATCTTCACCATCTTTCAGCGCCTGCATGGCCGCGAGGAATACGAGGGCAATGGCATCGGTCTGTCGATCACCCGCAAGATCGCCGAGCGACACGGCGGCGATGTCTGGCTGGACAGCACGCCGGGCGTGGGCAGCACCTTTTTCCTGACCCTTCCCGCCGTCAACGATCTGTAA
- a CDS encoding dienelactone hydrolase family protein has product MSHDPIPHHFTPAVPTSGWGQPVNSPTLPTGEPFPTLRIQHLCFPVQALDGTTLQIGARLQLPVLDGPGPAVVIAHGSNGIDSRGQAHALDLNRAGIATLEIDMWGARGLAGGSEGRPKAAWETLPDVFGAFAVLAAHPGVDARRIGIVGFSWGGVVSLLSATRNSHDLYLNAGRQFAAHAAFYPACWIYNTVHGYEFRDLTGASILILVGEQDRYDDPGELGPELIAHLDPADRPHIQTVIYPGAEHGFNMFEAPYTYRDPMLHRGQGGEGRSAPHPEAREAARQTLVQFFARVLIVEMDSP; this is encoded by the coding sequence ATGTCCCATGATCCCATTCCGCATCACTTCACCCCCGCCGTCCCCACGTCTGGCTGGGGTCAGCCTGTGAACTCGCCCACACTTCCGACAGGTGAACCCTTTCCTACGCTGCGCATCCAGCACCTGTGTTTCCCGGTGCAGGCGCTGGACGGTACGACGTTACAGATCGGCGCACGCCTTCAACTCCCCGTGCTGGATGGGCCGGGGCCTGCGGTGGTGATCGCCCACGGTTCCAATGGCATCGACTCACGCGGGCAGGCGCACGCGCTGGACCTGAACCGCGCCGGCATTGCCACGCTGGAAATCGATATGTGGGGCGCGCGGGGTCTGGCGGGCGGCTCGGAAGGCAGGCCGAAAGCGGCGTGGGAAACCCTGCCGGACGTGTTCGGCGCGTTTGCCGTGCTGGCCGCGCATCCAGGGGTGGACGCCCGCCGGATCGGCATCGTCGGCTTTTCGTGGGGCGGCGTCGTAAGCCTGCTCAGTGCCACCCGCAACTCCCATGACCTTTACCTGAATGCAGGGCGGCAGTTCGCCGCACACGCCGCCTTCTATCCGGCCTGCTGGATATACAACACCGTTCACGGCTATGAATTCCGGGATCTGACCGGGGCCAGCATCTTGATTCTGGTGGGCGAGCAGGACCGTTATGATGATCCCGGAGAATTGGGGCCGGAGCTGATCGCCCATCTGGACCCGGCGGACCGTCCCCACATCCAGACCGTCATTTATCCCGGCGCGGAACACGGCTTCAACATGTTCGAGGCCCCGTATACCTACCGTGACCCGATGTTGCACCGGGGCCAGGGCGGCGAGGGGCGGTCTGCTCCCCACCCGGAAGCGCGGGAGGCCGCCCGCCAGACACTCGTGCAGTTCTTTGCAAGGGTGCTGATCGTGGAAATGGACTCGCCGTGA
- a CDS encoding RidA family protein — protein MGAEARLRELGLVLPPAVRLPAGVVLPFAMVRVVGTRAVISGHGPQAPDGTLAGPLGKVGGEVSPGAAHGSARLVALSVLGSLRRELGDLDRIRAWVRVHGMVNAAPGFTGMPEVINGFSALILDVFGPEIGQHGRSAVGLAELPWNIPVEVEAEVLLRD, from the coding sequence ATGGGCGCTGAGGCCCGCCTCCGGGAACTCGGACTGGTGCTGCCGCCAGCAGTGCGGCTGCCTGCCGGAGTGGTCCTGCCCTTTGCGATGGTGCGGGTGGTGGGCACGCGCGCCGTCATTTCCGGCCACGGTCCGCAGGCCCCGGACGGCACGCTGGCCGGGCCGCTGGGCAAGGTGGGCGGCGAAGTTTCGCCCGGTGCAGCGCATGGCAGCGCGAGGCTGGTGGCCCTCTCGGTGCTGGGCAGCCTGCGCCGCGAGCTGGGCGATCTGGACCGGATCAGGGCCTGGGTGCGGGTTCACGGCATGGTCAACGCCGCGCCCGGCTTTACCGGAATGCCAGAGGTGATCAACGGCTTTTCTGCCCTGATCCTGGATGTGTTCGGCCCAGAGATCGGTCAGCACGGCCGCTCGGCAGTGGGACTGGCCGAACTGCCCTGGAACATTCCGGTGGAAGTGGAGGCTGAGGTGCTGCTCCGGGACTGA
- a CDS encoding DUF1175 family protein: MTRRHLMSGLCLLACIALGGGSTQTVAAPGPPGAADRDRDGYPDAAELVGQDRANFADWFAAVAESQYYGMNADWKPEDRDCGGLLRYALINALMPHDAAWFAKFRYLPRPKLGPVQAFSYPLPVISRSVFRVAGGVYQSGDIGAGKLVGRTGVQYLSTYSMVRVSRDMDKAKRGDLLIFIRPGLRSYHSMVYLGDGKVVYHTGASPAEGGEVRLLTVQSLLRYAERAFHPASSNPSFLGVYRWKIAD; the protein is encoded by the coding sequence ATGACGCGGCGCCATCTCATGTCTGGCCTCTGCCTGCTGGCCTGTATCGCGCTGGGCGGTGGCTCCACGCAGACGGTTGCCGCACCTGGCCCGCCCGGTGCCGCAGACCGGGACCGCGACGGCTACCCCGACGCTGCCGAACTGGTGGGGCAGGACCGTGCTAATTTCGCCGACTGGTTTGCCGCCGTCGCTGAGAGCCAGTACTACGGCATGAACGCCGACTGGAAGCCCGAGGACCGCGATTGCGGCGGCCTGCTGCGCTACGCCCTGATCAACGCATTGATGCCGCATGACGCGGCGTGGTTTGCCAAGTTCAGGTATCTGCCGCGCCCGAAACTTGGCCCGGTGCAAGCGTTCAGTTATCCGCTGCCCGTCATCAGCCGCTCGGTGTTCCGGGTGGCGGGCGGGGTGTACCAGTCGGGCGATATCGGGGCCGGAAAGCTGGTGGGACGCACTGGGGTTCAGTACCTCTCTACCTATTCGATGGTGCGGGTGTCGCGCGATATGGACAAAGCCAAACGCGGCGATCTGCTGATCTTCATCCGTCCAGGGCTGCGCTCGTATCACAGCATGGTGTACCTGGGAGACGGCAAGGTGGTGTACCACACCGGAGCCAGCCCCGCAGAAGGCGGCGAGGTCCGGCTGCTCACCGTTCAGAGCCTGCTGCGCTACGCCGAGCGCGCCTTTCACCCGGCGAGCAGCAACCCCAGCTTTCTGGGCGTGTACCGCTGGAAAATCGCGGATTGA
- a CDS encoding anhydro-N-acetylmuramic acid kinase, with protein MTRAPRILGLMTGTSMDGIDAVLIELPGWPALGVGGRPPELTGPTPRARVLEHRYIPFADDLRAALLAASRDEAKTSEITQLNFWLGEALADAAAELSADADLIASHGQTVHHIPAPDETRGWHTRSTLQIGEASIIVERTEKPVVSDFRPPDMVAGGQGAPLVPFADRLMYAEAGVRRAIHNLGGISNLTYLPGLDEAGVIAFDTGPANALIDEAAELFGGRFDDGGRMGASGMVADSLVQTWRRDAYLAAPPPKSTGRERWNLQRLPGVFELNARDIAATVTAFSAQTVVDAYQRFVLPHGLDEIVVAGGGAYNPTFMAQLKAALAPIPVLTFEERGWNSSAREAAAFAILGYYAYQGWRNTLPHTTGARHAVIAGKLSRPAGEGG; from the coding sequence GTGACCCGCGCGCCCCGCATCCTGGGCCTGATGACGGGCACCAGCATGGACGGCATCGACGCTGTGCTGATCGAGCTTCCGGGCTGGCCTGCTCTGGGTGTGGGCGGACGCCCTCCCGAATTGACTGGCCCCACACCGCGCGCACGGGTGCTGGAACACCGTTACATCCCGTTTGCCGATGACCTGCGCGCCGCCTTGTTGGCTGCCAGCCGTGATGAGGCCAAAACCAGCGAAATTACCCAGTTGAATTTCTGGCTGGGCGAGGCGCTGGCCGATGCCGCCGCCGAACTTTCAGCAGATGCAGACCTGATCGCCAGCCACGGGCAGACGGTTCACCACATCCCCGCCCCCGATGAAACGCGCGGCTGGCACACCCGCTCCACCCTCCAGATCGGTGAGGCGTCCATCATCGTGGAGCGCACCGAGAAGCCCGTGGTGTCCGATTTTCGCCCGCCCGACATGGTGGCCGGGGGTCAGGGTGCGCCGCTGGTGCCCTTTGCAGACCGGTTGATGTACGCCGAGGCTGGCGTGCGCCGCGCCATTCACAACCTGGGCGGCATCAGCAACCTGACCTATCTGCCGGGACTGGATGAGGCTGGTGTGATCGCTTTTGACACTGGCCCCGCCAATGCCCTGATTGACGAGGCTGCCGAGTTGTTCGGGGGGCGTTTCGACGATGGCGGGCGCATGGGCGCAAGCGGAATGGTCGCCGACAGTCTGGTGCAGACGTGGCGGCGAGACGCTTATCTGGCTGCACCACCACCCAAATCCACCGGGCGCGAACGCTGGAACCTGCAACGCCTGCCGGGTGTTTTCGAGTTGAATGCGCGCGACATTGCCGCCACCGTGACCGCCTTCAGCGCGCAGACGGTGGTGGACGCCTATCAACGGTTTGTGCTGCCGCACGGTCTGGACGAGATCGTCGTTGCGGGCGGCGGCGCGTACAATCCCACTTTCATGGCGCAGCTCAAGGCGGCGCTGGCACCGATCCCCGTCCTGACCTTCGAGGAACGCGGCTGGAATTCCAGCGCGCGGGAGGCGGCAGCCTTTGCCATCCTGGGGTATTACGCGTATCAGGGCTGGCGCAACACGCTGCCGCACACGACGGGGGCGCGGCATGCCGTGATCGCTGGAAAGCTGTCGCGGCCAGCGGGTGAAGGCGGCTGA
- a CDS encoding DNA repair protein: MSETTPRQSATRQSGSRRKDTPAPAPSDAVPSDATGFQRLLTTAQIDADVTSIVADPATADAQLTALLRVALDRWGYSLHHLEHRAALTDTGEIQLFAGKTLVGRTGEDAEHLARSYASLGAPNADGLSDWSVLGEGWRTTIKSAAQLRVLIEDARDFETMWTPERGLFLRIWRRTEGGQEVTATEYAQPVNATQLLGDAAWDAIQGIKDRALQRELMERSAKGGLLQAFLSARHKDAERNLGSLPETHFTVQSSVTRLTGEDARDFAAVRAAQKTTADELRAMQERAVKGMVELLRSDLR, from the coding sequence ATGAGCGAAACGACTCCCCGCCAATCCGCCACCCGCCAATCGGGAAGCCGCCGCAAGGACACGCCCGCCCCAGCGCCCAGTGACGCGGTGCCCAGCGACGCCACCGGTTTTCAGCGGCTGCTGACCACCGCACAGATCGACGCCGACGTGACCAGTATTGTGGCGGACCCGGCCACAGCCGACGCCCAGCTCACGGCCCTGCTGCGTGTGGCGCTGGACCGCTGGGGCTACAGCCTGCATCATCTGGAACATCGCGCGGCGCTGACCGACACGGGCGAGATTCAACTGTTCGCAGGCAAGACACTGGTGGGCCGCACCGGAGAGGATGCCGAACATCTGGCCCGCAGCTACGCCAGCTTGGGCGCTCCCAACGCCGACGGCCTGAGCGACTGGAGTGTGCTGGGTGAAGGCTGGCGCACGACCATCAAGAGTGCGGCGCAACTGCGCGTACTGATCGAGGACGCCCGTGATTTCGAGACGATGTGGACCCCGGAGCGCGGCCTGTTTCTGCGCATCTGGCGGCGCACCGAGGGCGGCCAGGAGGTCACGGCCACCGAGTACGCCCAGCCCGTAAATGCCACCCAGTTGCTGGGCGACGCCGCCTGGGACGCCATCCAGGGCATCAAGGACCGCGCCCTGCAACGCGAACTGATGGAGCGCAGCGCCAAGGGTGGTCTGCTGCAAGCCTTCCTGAGTGCGCGCCACAAGGACGCCGAACGCAACCTCGGCAGCCTGCCAGAAACACACTTCACCGTTCAAAGCAGCGTGACGCGCCTGACCGGGGAAGATGCCCGTGACTTCGCGGCAGTCCGCGCCGCCCAGAAAACCACCGCCGATGAGCTGAGGGCCATGCAGGAACGCGCGGTCAAGGGCATGGTCGAGCTGCTGCGGAGTGATCTGCGCTGA
- a CDS encoding thioredoxin — MTDSEVHPAPFVMLTQDDCPSCERLKLMLAKPLKGQFESQIEVVHRQQHAEAFFALTERSGVRSTPALIHRASGKVLLNTGGLGEVRGFLTGQG, encoded by the coding sequence ATGACTGATTCTGAGGTTCATCCTGCGCCGTTTGTGATGCTGACCCAGGACGACTGCCCCAGCTGCGAGCGCCTGAAGCTGATGCTGGCAAAGCCGCTTAAGGGGCAGTTTGAATCCCAGATCGAGGTGGTCCACCGCCAGCAGCACGCCGAGGCTTTCTTCGCCCTGACGGAGCGTAGCGGCGTTCGCAGCACCCCAGCGCTGATCCACCGGGCCAGCGGAAAGGTGCTGCTGAACACCGGGGGATTGGGCGAGGTGCGGGGCTTTCTGACCGGGCAGGGCTAA